The following proteins are co-located in the Halarcobacter sp. genome:
- a CDS encoding ATP-binding protein: protein MVELSKKISKLVGKTNAEYELIKEGDRVLVGFSGGKDSTTLIHALNHLKRVAPFNFEFKAVTVTYGMGEQVEFLAKHCEEHGIEHEIVDTEIFELAGEKIRKNSSFCSFFSRMRRGYLYSTAQEQGYNKLALGHHLDDAMESFFMNFLYNGALRSMPPIYKAENGLEVIRPLIFCRERQLRAFAQSNEINVIGDEACPAMRFDIKMPYAREKTKELLAKMEEDNPQMFISMKAAFNNIQTSTFFTKEFLDRD, encoded by the coding sequence TTGGTAGAATTAAGTAAAAAAATATCCAAATTAGTTGGTAAAACAAATGCTGAATATGAATTAATAAAAGAAGGCGATAGGGTTTTAGTAGGATTTTCTGGTGGAAAAGACTCTACAACTTTAATTCATGCATTAAACCATTTAAAAAGAGTTGCACCTTTTAATTTTGAATTTAAAGCTGTTACGGTAACTTATGGAATGGGTGAACAAGTAGAATTTCTTGCAAAACATTGTGAGGAACATGGTATTGAACATGAAATTGTTGATACTGAAATTTTTGAATTAGCAGGAGAAAAAATTAGAAAGAATTCATCTTTTTGTTCTTTCTTTTCAAGAATGAGAAGAGGATACCTTTACTCAACAGCACAAGAACAAGGTTATAATAAATTGGCATTAGGTCATCATTTAGATGATGCAATGGAATCATTTTTTATGAACTTTCTTTATAATGGAGCATTAAGATCTATGCCACCAATATACAAAGCTGAAAATGGTTTAGAAGTAATTAGACCATTGATTTTTTGTAGAGAGAGACAACTTCGTGCTTTTGCTCAAAGTAATGAGATTAATGTAATTGGAGATGAAGCCTGTCCTGCAATGAGGTTTGATATAAAAATGCCTTATGCTAGGGAAAAAACTAAAGAACTTTTAGCAAAAATGGAAGAAGATAATCCTCAAATGTTTATCTCAATGAAAGCAGCATTTAATAATATACAAACATCTACTTTTTTTACAAAAGAATTTTTAGATAGAGATTAG
- a CDS encoding GntR family transcriptional regulator: protein MSENNLSSKAYKILEELLVTLKLEPGKTYSEKELMALSDISRTPLREALLKLANESLITIIPRRGVQISDINMTNQLSILETRRVLDRLLITRATKYATTFEKNKILDFKKHMQIAVDEKDVNKYLRVDKLLDQAIFESAKNSFAANATAPLHIRSRRFWYYFKGVDDLEDSAKIHMKLIDAILESNEEKACETSDLIINKLVDIVKNQIGI from the coding sequence ATGTCAGAAAATAATTTATCATCAAAAGCTTATAAAATTTTAGAAGAGTTACTTGTAACACTAAAACTTGAACCAGGAAAAACATATTCAGAAAAAGAGCTTATGGCTTTATCTGATATAAGTAGAACACCATTAAGAGAAGCATTATTAAAACTAGCTAATGAATCTTTGATTACAATTATTCCAAGACGTGGAGTACAAATATCTGATATTAATATGACAAATCAATTATCAATATTAGAAACAAGAAGAGTTTTAGACAGACTTTTAATAACAAGAGCAACAAAATATGCAACAACATTCGAAAAAAATAAGATTTTAGATTTTAAAAAACATATGCAAATTGCAGTAGATGAAAAAGATGTAAATAAATATTTAAGAGTTGATAAACTTTTAGATCAAGCTATTTTTGAATCAGCAAAAAACTCATTTGCAGCAAATGCTACAGCACCTTTACATATTAGAAGTAGAAGGTTTTGGTATTATTTTAAAGGTGTCGACGATTTAGAGGATTCAGCTAAAATTCATATGAAATTAATAGATGCAATTTTAGAATCAAATGAAGAAAAAGCTTGTGAGACATCAGATTTAATTATTAATAAGTTAGTAGATATTGTAAAAAATCAAATAGGTATTTAA
- a CDS encoding DMT family transporter, protein MNKKIYVLSLILFVILLWAANFVFISILLMEIEPFTALTLRFIVISILLFPFMLKLPNLKDFLYLFIATLLIVPGHFGLLFLSIQSTKSLGGISLLIQLSIPFSILLSWIIFKDIPSKLRIFGLFISFVGIIFLLYDPNLLESRKAFILAIFSALFLGFYFILVKKIKKVKSIAIIAWTSFLGIPMMNLFMLYDNQSFSVLSDIQNNMTYYSFFYVVIAGSILGHGIWAYLLKIEDISFISPFLLLIPLLTSILSIFVFNEQVTFRFIIIGTVIIIGIFLVFISKQTKERKNNEYS, encoded by the coding sequence ATGAATAAAAAAATATATGTATTATCACTAATTCTTTTTGTAATTTTACTTTGGGCAGCAAACTTTGTTTTTATATCAATATTATTAATGGAGATTGAACCTTTTACGGCCTTAACTCTAAGATTTATAGTAATTTCAATTCTTCTTTTTCCTTTTATGCTTAAATTACCTAATTTAAAAGACTTTTTATATTTATTTATTGCAACATTATTAATTGTTCCCGGACATTTTGGTTTACTTTTTTTATCAATTCAAAGTACAAAAAGTTTAGGGGGTATATCATTACTTATACAACTTTCTATCCCTTTTTCTATTCTTTTATCTTGGATTATATTTAAAGATATTCCATCAAAACTACGTATTTTTGGTCTTTTTATATCTTTTGTAGGAATAATTTTTTTATTATACGATCCAAATTTATTAGAAAGTAGAAAAGCATTTATATTAGCTATTTTTTCAGCTTTATTTTTGGGTTTTTATTTTATTCTAGTAAAGAAAATAAAAAAGGTAAAAAGTATAGCAATAATTGCATGGACATCATTTTTAGGTATTCCTATGATGAATCTATTTATGTTATATGATAATCAGAGCTTTAGTGTTTTAAGTGATATTCAAAACAATATGACATATTATTCATTTTTTTATGTTGTTATTGCAGGAAGTATTTTAGGTCATGGTATTTGGGCTTATTTATTGAAAATAGAAGATATAAGTTTTATATCACCATTTTTATTACTTATTCCTCTTTTAACATCTATTTTAAGTATTTTTGTTTTTAACGAACAAGTAACATTTAGATTTATTATTATTGGAACGGTTATTATTATTGGTATTTTCTTAGTTTTTATTTCAAAGCAGACAAAAGAAAGGAAAAACAATGAATATAGTTGA